Proteins encoded together in one Labrus mixtus chromosome 18, fLabMix1.1, whole genome shotgun sequence window:
- the tpo gene encoding thyroid peroxidase: MSSCLNDFLLLMLLCIFVPSFPTDEAKHLNSTTVGELLLHSYEESLQIVNAAAVHSRLRQNTPRPSKTLFTFHRQTEAETLKSSRAAEIFQTTLQVLKRKARQIHTRDVMRSGLLSWEDVQLIAELSKCPPATHPSICQHSHLNKYRSISGLCNNRQNPLWGASNTPLVRWLPAEYEDGEREPKGWNRGLLYNGYQLPQPRDVSKRILRSTSKAKDEDYSSLLVAWGQYIDHDMTFTPQSTGSAAFWTGTDCSDTCENMHPCFPIMETGKQDCKPFFRSLAACFVNFRSDIRVTLQRQQMNSITSFMDASQVYGHSPKLERNLRDLSGRNGKLAVNKQVQDANGRAYLPYVSTLPSSCFQHPDGERVECFSAGDNRVNEGLPLTTLQTLWLREHNRIAAALKHINDHWSPETIYQETRKIVGALHQIITMRDYIPKIIGTESFEHYIGPYGGYDPTTDPSASNVFATAAFRFGHGTITPIIRRLNESFQEHELFPSLKLHNTFFSPWIIVKGGGIEPILRGVIGTAARTVTPDKLLTEEVTERLVVLNVPKQMDLASLNLQRGRDHALPGYNDWRAFCGLTSINTLDDFTKVIRVSRIAKRILKLYKHPDNIDVWLGGLVESLLPGSRTGPLFACLIGKQMKALRDGDRFWWEAEGIFSQQQKVELLKGSLSRIICDNSNIKEVLVDSFRFRKYPSGYIPCEHIPSMNFEAWREKKSPELRRCGTPREIQNGDFILSSMTGKLVALYSCYHGFKLKGAAAITCEGNQWSDHPPQCTGNNP, encoded by the exons ATGTCttcttgtttaaatgattttcttcttcttatgcTTCTCTGTATTTTTGTTCCAAGTTTTCCAACAGATGAAGCCAAACATTTGAACT CAACAACAGTTGGAGAACTACTTCTCCACTCATATGAAGAAAGCCTTCAGATTGTAAATGCAGCCGCGGTCCATTCCAGGCTACG GCAAAACACTCCCAGGCCTTCAAAAACCCTGTTTACATTCCATCGACAAACTGAGGCTGAAACCCTGAAGAGTTCACGAGCTGCAGAGATCTTTCAAACCACTCTGCAAGTcctaaaaagaaaagcaagacAAATACATACAAGGGATGTAATGAGATCAG GATTGCTCTCGTGGGAGGATGTGCAGCTGATTGCAGAGTTGTCTAAGTGTCCTCCTgcaacccatccatccatctgtcagCACAGTCATCTCAACAAATACCGTTCAATATCTGGCCTCTGCAACAACAG GCAAAATCCTCTCTGGGGAGCAAGCAACACTCCTTTGGTCAGATGGCTTCCAGCTGAATatgaagatggagaaagagaaccAAAGGGTTGGAACAGAGGACTGCTTTATAATGGATACCAACTTCCCCAG CCACGGGATGTCAGCAAAAGAATACTGAGGAGCACTTCTAAAGCGAAAGATGAAGACTATTCAAGCCTGCTGGTGGCATGGGGACAGTATATTGACCATGATATGACCTTTACCCCTCAAAGTACTGGAAGTGCTGCTTTTTGGACTGGCACAGACTGTTCGGATACTTGTGAAAATATGCATCCATGCTTTCCCATAATGGAG ACTGGTAAACAGGACTGCAAGCCTTTCTTTCGCTCCCTTGCTGCCTGCTTTGTCAATTTTCGGTCTGATATTAGAGTCACCCTGCAGCGACAGCAGATGAATTCAATCACATCATTCATGGATGCTTCACAAGTGTATGGCCACAGCCCAAAACTGGAGAGAAATCTTCGTGACCTCTCTGGCCGTAATGGAAAACTTGCTGTCAACAAACAAGTCCAAGATGCCAATGGAAGAGCCTACCTCCCGTATGTCAGCACTCTGCCATCATCCTGCTTTCAGCATCCAGACGGAGAGAGAGTTGAATGTTTCAGTGCTGGAGACAATCGGGTCAATGAGGGTCTGCCCCTGACCACTTTACAGACACTCTGGCTTAGAGAACACAATCGGATTGCAGCGGCACTGAAACACATCAATGATCACTGGAGCCCAGAGACTATATACCAAGAAACTCGCAAGATAGTCGGAGCTCTGCACCAG ATTATAACTATGAGAGATTATATTCCAAAAATAATCGGCACAGAATCTTTTGAACACTACATTGGACCCTATGGGGGATATGATCCAACTACTGACCCTTCAGCCTCCAATGTGTTTGCCACTGCTGCATTCAGGTTTGGCCACGGTACCATCACTCCCATTATCAGGAGACTTAATGAGAGCTTCCAGGAACATGAACTCTTCCCCTCATTGAAACTACATAACACGTTCTTCAGTCCATGGATAATAGTCAAAGGAG GTGGAATTGAACCAATTCTGAGGGGTGTAATTGGAACCGCAGCCCGAACTGTAACTCCAGATAAGCTGTTGACAGAAGAGGTGACGGAGAGGCTGGTGGTCCTTAACGTTCCAAAACAAATGGACCTCGCATCACTGAACCTGCAAAGAGGACGAGATCACGCTCTTCCAG GATACAATGATTGGAGAGCCTTCTGTGGACTGACATCAATTAACACACTTGATGATTTCACGAAGGTTATAAGGGTTTCCAGGATTGCTAAGAGGATACTGAAACTATACAAACATCCTGATAATATCGATGTGTGGCTTGGAGGACTGGTGGAAAGTTTGTTGCCAGGCTCAAGAACTGGTCCTCTCTTTGCCTGCCTGATCGGAAAGCAGATGAAAGCACTTCGTGATGGGGATAG GTTCTGGTGGGAGGCTGAAGGAATATTCAGTCAACAACAGAAGGTTGAGCTTTTAAAAGGGTCTCTGTCTCGGATTATCTGTGACAACAGCAACATAAAGGAAGTCCTTGTTGATTCTTTTAGGTTCAGGAAATATCCCTCTGGTTACATCCCGTGTGAACATATACCATCAATGAACTTTGAAGcttggagagagaagaagagcccAG AACTAAGGCGATGTGGCACTCCACGGGAGATACAGAATGGGGATTTTATTTTATCCTCTATGACTGGAAAACTTGTCGCTCTCTACTCCTGCTACCATGGTTTCAAGTTAAAGGGTGCTGCTGCAATTACCTGTGAAGGAAATCAATGGAGTGATCATCCCCCACAATGCACAG ggaaTAATCCTTAA